From Synchiropus splendidus isolate RoL2022-P1 chromosome 10, RoL_Sspl_1.0, whole genome shotgun sequence, the proteins below share one genomic window:
- the ecrg4a gene encoding augurin-A yields the protein MASQLISFRSLCLAAVLALLMFQAGASGHSRLLRALKKSDVPGAESSKSSIAVPPAKAQEFLGRLSRTKRNIWDRTRPDVQQWIMQFRMMGYDEQRLEADLSYWMDQARSTDQGRQHHYDENAPIGPRDPGSYRHGANVNYDYY from the exons ATGGCGTCCCAACTGATCAGCTTCAGGTCACTGTGTCTGGCCGCGGTGCTGGCGCTGCTGATGTTCCAAG CAGGTGCTTCGGGTCACAGCCGGCTGCTGCGAGCTCTGAAGAAGTCAGATG TTCCAGGAGCCGAGTCCTCCAAGTCCTCCATTGCCGTCCCTCCTGCGAAGGCTCAAGAGTTCCTGGGCAGGTTGAGCAGAACCAAGAGGAACATCTGGGACCGCACCCGCCCCGACGTGCAGCAGTGGATCATGCAGTTCAGGATGATGGGCTACGACGAGCAG CGGCTGGAGGCGGACCTCTCTTACTGGATGGACCAGGCCCGCTCCACCGACCAAGGCCGTCAGCACCACTACGACGAGAACGCCCCCATCGGCCCGCGTGACCCTGGCTCCTACAGACACGGCGCCAACGTCAACTACGATTACTACTAG